The genomic window TCTCAAGTGAACATCTCCCTGATGTTATTGTTTCAGATATTAATATGCCAAAAGTAAATGGTATAGAGATGGCCAAGAAACTTGCAGAGAGAGGAATCGCAATTCCAATTGTATATGTATCTGCTTATGTAACACTTGATATTGTTCTATCAGGTCTTAAGAGTAGAATGTGCTACTTCATTGAGAAACCATATGACGAAAAGGTTTTAATTTCTATTGTTACCTCTCTTGCCGATAATTCTAAATTAAAAAAATCGTTAATGAAAACATGTGATCGTATTATGTTCATGTTCTCAAATCATGAAAACTTCTTATTAGAGTCTGGTCATGAGAAAGAAGCAAGTGCACTAAGATATGAGATTGAAAATTTACTTGATCTAAAAAAGTCTATTACAAAATAGAGGATACCAATGAAAGAATTTGAAATTATTTGCATTGATGATGAAAAAGAGATTCTCGATATTTATGAGCTAGAGCTTGCTAAGTGTGGCTGTACCATTAAGTCATTTGTAAAGCCTGATCTTGCTTATGAATACATTATTGAAAATGCGAAGAAAATTGTTCTTATCGTAAGTGACTATAAAATGCCTGAGATGACAGGGCTTGAACTGCGTAAAATGTTAAATGCAAATGACGTCATGATTCCTTTTTTGATGGTGACTGGTTTCTATAGTAAAGAAATGGCCCTGGAGGGGATGGAACTTAAGATATCAAAGTTTATTAATAAGCCCTTTCGCTCCGACGAACTAAGTGCTGTTGCCTCAGCAGAGCTTGATCAATATCTACGAGTTCTTAATGAAGAGCGTGAGATGATTAAATCTTTTGTTGAAGAATCATCTCCAATGCTTGAGGAAATCGAAGATTTAATTCTAGTTTTAGAAGAAGAACCTCATAATTTAAATGCTCTTAATACATATTTTAGATTGCTCCACACAATTAAGGGAACAGCCTCTTGTGTTGGTTTAAAAACATTACCCGAATTTGCCCATAAATATGAAGACCTAATTGGTTCTTTGAAGAATGGAGATATTCAAGTAAATGATCTTGTTATAAATACATTTTTAAAAGGACTAGATGTCTTAAAAAGAATGTATTCAAGCATTGCAAATGATGGTGCTTTCGAATTTGACATTCAGGAAGACTTAAAAATATTCAACACTGATTTTAAAAATTTAGAACAAAGTAAAAATCAATCTCAGACAGAGGTTAAAGAAGTCGAAGTTGTCGATAATAAGGCACAAAGTACTTCAAAAGATACAAATGAAAAAATAAATGTTCAGGTCTCAATTCTTGACAACTTCATGGAACTATCAGGGGAAATGACAGTTCTTAGAAATATGATCGTTAAAAGTGTCTCTAAAATTGAGCAGAGATATCAAAATGACAAAGATGTAGATGTCCTTTCTGACTCATTGGATGAAATGCACAAGGTATCATCAATTTTACAAAATCAGATTTCCGAAATGAGAAAAATTTCAGTTGAAAGTATTTATCGCCCATTGAAAAGAATTGTAAGAGATGCTTCTAAAAAGCTTAAGAAAGAAGTTAATATTGAATTTGAGGGAGAAGAACTTAAAGTCGACACTTCAATCGCTAAAATACTAAATGGTGTGCTAATTCATCTTCTACGAAATGGGGTAGATCATGGTATTGAATTACCCGAGACAAGGACGACAGCAGGTAAGCAAGCAGAAGGTAATATCTTACTCTCGACGGTCATAGACGGTGAAAATATTCTTGTTACAATTTCTGATGATGGTAACGGAATGAATCCTGATAAATTAAAAGCTAAAGCAATTGAAAATGGTCTTTTTACAAAAGAGCAGCTTGATAAAATGTCGGAACAACGAATTTTCTCTCTGATTTTTGAGTCTGGATTTAGTACAGCTGGTGAGGTTACAGACATCTCTGGTCGTGGTGTTGGAATGGATATGGTTCGAAGCTCTGTCGAGGCAATTGGCGGAAAAATTGTCGTTGAATCAAAGTATGGCGAAGGATCGAAGTTTATTCTTGTTCTTCCTGTTCCAAGATCTGTACTAATTATTAAATCTTTAATGGTTGGAGTATCTGGAAATCAATTTGCGGTACCACTACAAGATATTGATGAAGTCGTAAGCTTAGATGATGACAAGATTTTATCTGAACTCAGAGAAATCGATGGGGCACAAGTGCTTTGCCATCACGGCCGTTTGATACCGTTAATAAATCTTCATGACAGATTTCACCCAGGGGCTATGTCTGATAGATCTTTGCAAAATGTGATCGTTATAGATACCGAAGGTATGCATTTTGGATTACTTGTTGATGAAGTATTTGATATCGAGGAAGTTGTACTTAAAAAGTTTTCAGGACATTTGCAGTCGGACACATCTCTTTTTCAAGGAGCAACCCTAATAGGTGACGGAGATATCGCACTGATACTTGATCTTGAGAATATCGCTCATTCTAGTAATATCGTGAATAGTGTTGAGGAAGATTATATTACTACAACTAAAAATAATATTGAGCCTGTCGAATATCTTCAATTCTCACTTGAAGATCAAAGATCATCATATGCAGTTAGTTTGAGTATGGTTGACAGACTTGAAGAGTTTGCAATGAGTGATATAGAGTATACTGGTAATAATATGATTATTAGATATCGTGACAGTTTTCTACCTCTAGTGAATTTAGAATCAGTTCTTTATCAAAAAGAAGCAATACTCGCTGAAGACTGTGACATTGTTTGTATTGTTGTCAACTTAGAAGGGCAGAAACTGGGATTACTTGTTAATCGCATTGGTGATATTGCTAATGTATATGAGACTCTTGATGATACCTTTTATAATGGCTCGGGAATTTTAGGAACTGTGTTCATTAATGAGAAGACAGTAAATGTATTGGATTTAGAGTTTGTAGTGAAATCTAGAGCTAAGTCTAGGCATCAAGTTAAGGATGATTCTCATCATGAAGATTTTGAAACCGCTGCATAAAAGTTTAAGTTTAGTGATTTAGACAAAAAAAAGACTATCTTACGATAGTCTTTTTTTATGCTGCATTTTTCAGAAATTTACCTTCGACGATAGAGAGCTCGAATGTCTCTTCTTTTTGATTGGCATCTCTTCTCATGGCAGTGATGAATGCCTTCGCTAGTTCTGGATCAAACTGAGAACCTGAAAATTCTTCAAGTTCTGCAAATGCGACTTCATAATCTAAACCTTTTCTATATGGTCTAGACGATGTCATTGCATCGAATGTATCTGCAATTAAGATAATTCTCGAGAAAAGAGGTATGTCTTCACCTTTAAGGCCCTCTGGATAACCACGACCATCCCATCTTTCATGGTGATGTTTGGCATATTTTGCAACTTTCTCAAAATGAGAAAAACCTCTTAAAATCTCAGCTGATTTTTCCGGGTGACTTTTCATTTGAAGAAACTCATCTTCAGTTAGTCTTGCTGGTTTTAAAAGTACAGAATCAGGAACACCGATTTTCCCGATATCGTGAAATAGAGCAGATAATTCCAGATCATATAATTCTTCTTCATTTAATCCAATTTCTTTTCCGAGGGTTAAGCTAAGGAAGGCAACTCTCATTGAATGCCCATACGTGTATGAGTCTTTACAGTCCAGCGCATGTAGAATTGTTCTTGCGGCCATTTCACATATCTTTTTTTGCTCAAGTGCAAGCTTCTTATTTTCTTTAACTAGATTTAAAAGAGCAACATTAGTCACAGCATCTGGCAAAGAGATTACATTATTCGTCGTTGTCGTTGGCTTTTTCTTTATACTCATTTCCTACTCTTTTACTCTGTTAATAACCCATATATTAACAACTGTTCGGTCCTAAGCGCTCAATTCTTTAATCTTTGAGGGATTTTGTTGTGATTTTGATCAGTTAATATGTTAAAATATTTGGGTCTAGAGCCAATAATAGTTGTCATATACTAAGGAATTTACATGGAAGTTGAAATTCTGACCCAGGATGGAACAGAATCTAATATAGCGTATTTTGAATCATTATTTTTTAATCTTCACGGTCGTGATGTTGAGTTTGTTAAGGTGGATAGCTTTAGTGCAGATAAAATAAAATTAATAAGTTTAGAATCTTTTAATGAGTTAAGTGACAAGCGTAAGATTTCTCGCTTCTTCATTTTCTATTATTCTTCAAAAATTAGTAGTAAGCAAGTTGATGAGCTTAATACTCTTGGAAAGACAACTCCAGAATGTCTTGGTATTTTTGATCTTGATCTCGATTATGGCCTTTATGCTCCATTTGTAGATAATTTTTTATCTCAAATGAGCTTATTAGATTCCCAGAAATCAATTTTGAAAAAGCTTAATGGAGTTATACAAACAATTCTTGGGCAACTACAAAGAGTAAAAGGAATACATGATAAGATGGTTCCTGTTCGCAGTGAAGTGATTAGGGGAGTGAGTATAAACTCTCGCTTCTGTGCAGGTACCTCATCTGGTGGTGAGTTTTTCGATTTCTTTAAGTCGGGATCAAAAATTTGGCTTTTTTCTTTGAATGCTAGCTCTTACATTACTATCGCTTCATTTCTGAGTTTGATTGATACTTGGAAAAGTCAAAGTGAGCTTACTTCTGAATTTGTAAGACAGAGTCTTGAGTCAGCAAGAAAAGAATTTGAAGGCTTAGGGGATGTATCACTTCTTGTTCTGTCTGTTGATCTTGGTACATTTAAGATGACAAGTTTTAATCTTGGACAGCATGATATTATTTCAAAAGATAAGGTCGTTATCGCTCGTAATGATAATACTTTTCCTTCTAAGTGTGCTGAGTACAAAGAGAGTTCTTATCAACTTACTAGAGGAGAGCAGATTGTAATTCTTTCACCAGGTTTTTATAAAAACACAGCTGATTCGATTGACTCTCAAACAAGTTTTAATTTTTTAAAAAATAATTGGTCAACAGGAACAGACCTTATTCAAGAACTAACTTTTCAGACAAAGAAAAAGTATAATGATCTTGATTTTCTTCCTTATGATCAAACAATTTTTACAATTGGAGTTGATAAAAATGTCATTACTAAAGTTTAGTGTTGTCCTTTTTTCATTATCAAGTTTCGCATTCTCGGGGAATGAATGTTTCAATACTAACTTTAGTGTTGAAGTAACACATAAGTCATTTCCATTTGGATTACTTAATAAAACACTAAAAATTGTGAAAAAAGAGTGTGAGATTGAAATTTCTCATAATGAATTTAAGTACAGAAATCGTAAGTGGATTATCGACACCTGTAGAGAGCCTGTTCACATAAAAATTGATACTGGTAGTGTTGATGTAATAAGAAGAGGTGTTGATTGTCAGATGTCCACTGATAAATTTTGCAAAGAATACAGTCTTATTAAAAAGATTATTCAAGATGATGGATTAATATTTGCTGAAGGATCTAAGACTGAACTTGAAAGTGACCATGGTAAAACATACTGTTCTTACGTTTTAGTTGATCAATATCTAGGAAAAAGTCTAGTAATGACTAAAGGTTTCGACTACGACTACTTAATGGCGGATAAAACTAGTACAGGAAAAAAAGAAGGGGCCAGTAATGTTTCAATTGACCCGAATTCTGGAAAAGCCGATTTTTAAACTTTAGCAAAGGCCTTATCTAAATCAGCGATAAGGTCTTCAATATCTTCAATTCCAACCGAAAGTCTTATTAGATTATCTGTTAAACCTATGCTTTCTCTAACTGCCTTAGGTACAGATGCGTGGGTCATGATTGCAGGATGCTCTATTAAACTTTCTACTCCGCCTAAACTTTCCGCCAGAGAGAATGTTTTTACTGTTGATAAGAACTTATTACATTTTTTGATATCGCCTCTTAAGAAGAAGGTAATCATACCACCAAAGCCACTCATTTGCTTCTTTGCAATTTTGTGTTGTGGGTGAGAAGAGAGGCCTGGATAAATCACCCTTTCTACTTTAGGATGTTTTTCAAGGTATTTTGCAATCTTCAGGGCATTCTTTGCATGCGCTTCCATTCTAACAGCTAAAGTCTTAACACCTCTAAGAACTAACCAAGAATCAAATGGTGATTGCGTTGGTCCAATTGAGTTTTGTAGTGTCCAAAGTTTTTTGTGCATGACTTTGTCATTTAACATCACACAACCACCAATGACATCAGAATGACCATTGATATACTTTGTCATTGAGTGCATGACCATATCAGCACCAAGATCGAGAGGGTTTTGGAAATATGGAGACATGAATGTATTATCAACAATTGTCTTTGTTTTATATTTTTTTGCTAAAACACTTATTGCTTTGATATCGGAAATTTTAAGAAGTGGGTTAGTTGGAGTTTCTACCCAAATAAGAGCTGGCTTATGTTCTTTTAAAGCTGCTTCAACTTTTTTGAGATCAGTTGTATCAATGAAAAGAAAGTTGTGAATTGTGTTGAAGACAGTCGTAAACAGTCTATATGTTCCTCCGTAGACATCATCTCCACAAATAATCGTCGACCCAGATGGTAGAGCATGCATAATTAGCATTTCAATTGAAAGTCCACTTGAAGTTACAAGTGCATGTTTAGCATTTTCAAGGCCCGCGAGGCACTCTTCAAGTCTCGTTCTCGTTGGATTGTGAGATCTTGTATACTCATAACCTTTGTGAACTCCTGGACTTGATTGTACGTATGTTGAAGTCTGATAAATCGGAGGCATAATTGCCCCCGTTTCCTTATCTGGCTCACCACCAACATGAATGACTTTCGTAGCCTTCTTCACTAGATGCTTCCCTTAGAAGACATATATTGAAGAATATCAATCTCAGTTAGAATATCTGAAAGTTTTCCATCTTTCGTAATGATTGCAACTTCTTTCTTTAAAAGAGCATCAGCTACTGTTTCAAGTAATTCATTTCTATCTACGATTCTAAATTTATTTGTATAAGCAAGTGAGATATTATCATCTTTTTGGAATTCACCCATAACAACAGGCTTTACAAGATTTTTCTCTGCACAAAGACCAACAACTTCTCCTGCCTTATTAACAACTGGAAGTTGAGACATTCCCTTCTCTTCCATGATTGTAATCGCTTCGCCTATTGTTGCACTGTCATTAATTGTGATAATACTTCCATTTTTTCCAAGATCAGAAAGTACATCTTTTATTTGTACATTAAATGATGAGTCTAGGTAACCGTTGTCACTCATCCAGTCATCATTGTAGATTTTAGAAGCATAACGGTTTCCTGAATCGTGAAGAAGAACTAGAATTTTCTTCGGTTCTTTTTGCTTCTTCGCATAATTGATCGCACCTACAATTGCAGCTCCTGCAGAACCACCTGCGTAAATACCTTCATATTTAAGAAGCTTTCTCGTCATTAGAAAACTTTCTTTGTCACCAACAACTTCAAAGTCATCAATAACTGAGAAATCATAATTTTCAGGAATAAAATCTTCTCCAATCCCTTCGATTACATATGAATGAGCTTCACACATTTCACCAGTTTTTGCATAGTGAGCGATGATAGATCCAACACAGTCGATACCAACGATTTGAACATTAGGCATTTTTTCTTTGAAGTACTTTCCGCAACCCGTAATTGTTCCACCTGTACCAACTCCGGCCATAAATACATCGAAGTCACCTGAAGTTTGCTCATACATTTCTGGAGCAGTCCAAGTGTAGTGTGTATCTCTATTGTGTAAGTTATCGTACTGATTTACATAGAACGAATTTGGTATTGTTTCAGAAAGTCTTTTTGATACCGAGTAGTATGAACGTGGATCTTCTGGTTGAACGTTAGTTGGACAAACTACAACCTTGGCACCGAAAGCTCTTAAATTATCAATTTTCTCTTTGGACTGTTTATCCGCAAGAACAAAAATACATTTGTAACCATGAATTGCAGCCCACATCGCTAGACCAACACCAGTGTTCCCTGAGGTTCCCTCGATAATTGTTCCACCAGGTTTTAGCTTTCCTTCTTTGACCGCCTGGTCAAGCATATATGATCCGATACGATCTTTAGTTGAACCACCTGGATTCATGTACTCAAGTTTTACATAAATTTCTGACTCGATGTCTTTTGTTACGTAGTTTAGTTTTACAATTGGCGTTCCACCGATTGCTTCAAGTACATTTGCTTTAGCGCCTTTCATCATTTTATATTCCTTGTTTGTTTTTTAATTCAATTGCACCGGCCAGTGTCGATACTCTCGCAATAATAGAGTAGAGCGCTTCTTTAGCCTGATAGTCTTGGTTTTGTCTGATCTCACTGATGCAAAATCTTCTAAACACCATACCTCGAGCATTTAAATTGTCATGAGTACCTTTTTCAGTATTTGCTCTCATGAAACCCCCAACACTCTTTCCGCCAATAAGATAAATTGTAACTTCCGCTGGCATATTATCATATTTTATGATCGTCTCAACACCTTCTTGGACAATTACTGAGGTAAATTTAATTTTGTTTTTACCAATATCCATTTTGTTTCTATCTTTTCTATTGAAATTAAGAACTTCTTCACCACTACCAACAACACTGATACCCATTCCGTAAGTACCTTGGTCGCCTTTAATGAAAACTTTCATATCTTCATTTGAGCCTTTTATTTCATCAACTGAAGTTGCTACTTTTTCCAGTCCTTCTTTCGAAGAAAAATCAATTCCATCAACGAGTTTGAAGCTCGCTTCTATAAGTGAAGGGTCAATATTAAATTCTTTGCAGAAAATTTCAGCAGCTTCGCGGTAAGCAACAAAGTGCCCTGACTTTGAACGATTAAACCATCCAATATAAGGACTTGGGTGAATTGGAGTTGTAATGCTTTTCCATTCAATATTCATTGGATTAGACTGATCATTGTTCAAAACAGCATAGTCAATCTTGTCTTCACCAGCATAGATGTGACCATCTTTCACAGTTGCTTTCACAATTTGAAGATCGAATTTTGAAGCCGAAATAAGATTAAGTTCGTTACCTTCAACAAATAATTCCTCATCAAAACTTGCAACAAAAGTTGTGAAACCTGCATCTGTTAATGCTTTTTTCAAGTAAGCAAGATGATCAAGATAGAATGTATTCTTTGTATGTGACTCTGGAATAATTGCCACTGTCTTAGTTGCGGGAAAATCTTTTGTGATAAACTTTTTAAAAGTATCCGACGCGCAATCAAGATCTAGGGCGCAGATATTATTAAATCCTGCTGGATACATATTATTATCAACAGGAGCAATTTTATTTTTACTTTCTCTAATATCTACAGATGAATAGAGTGGAATAGGTAAACTTTCAAATTGCTTATCAAGGAATTCATTAATTTGATTCCAGTTATGTGTTACGAAACTTTCTAGTTCCTCTTTTGTGTTTATTTGATAGCTCATATTTTTTCCCATGTTTCCAAAAGTTTTTCGACTTGAAGTGAAGGTTGATTCTCGAACACTTCAGGAAATTCAATTGTTTGTATATTATAATTACTAATATTGTCTTTAATTTGTTTAAGCTGATGTGTGAAGTTCTCTTTTAATGCTACCTGGTTATTATTTTGAGGTTCCCAGTTCTTAATGAACTCAGACCAGCTTTTATTAATAATGATATAATTATCACTCTGATTAAACTTACTAGAAGATTCAAAGAGATGGTTAGCCTCCTGGCCCTTTACTTGATCAGCAGAAGTTACAAGGAACCAATTTGTAAGTTCTGGATTAATAAGTTCGTCTTCAAGTTTTAATCCATCTATAAAGGTATTCCTACTTCCGTATAAAATTCTAATCGCCTGTGTAAATTCAGCAACAAAAGTTTTACCTGTTACCTTTTCAAGATAAGTTAAAAGTTTATCAACACCACTTGCTACAATCTTAGTGAGAAACTTCTTCGTTTTGTTACGGTCATCGATAACATTAAAAATTTCAGCAAAAGTTTTATCAAAAAATTGTTTAATTTTTCTCGAAGCTTCAAGGAAATCGATAAAGTGTTGTCCTGGGGGGGTATCAAGTACTATCGTGTCATAAACGCGACTATTAAAGTGATGTTGTACTTCAAGAACTGCCATTATTTCATTGAGTCCACCATGTGGACGGGCCAGTGTTCTTAAAATATCATTCTCTAGCTTTTCTCCTACAATTCTTTCAAGAGTTGAACTTGGATCTAAAAGTAGGGCATCTAGTTTAACATTTTCTGGAATTGAGAAACTATCCTTGCTGACAGGTACAACATGTCCTTGTTCTTCTTCATCAATTCCGAGAACTTGTTTTAGCCGTTTTGCTGGATCAATAGTGATTAGAAGTGTATTGCGACCCTGTTTAGCAAGATGAAGAGCTCGTGATGTTGAAATTGTCGTCTTCCCAACACCACCTGTTCCGCAAAATATTTCAATCCTCTTATTTTTTAGCATCTAAGTTTCTCCTTCGTTAAACAAAGGAGCTAAGCTTTCTTCGATATTTGATACCAGTGTTTTTGTATCTTTATTGATAAACATTGGGACAATAAGATCATAATTTTTTGATCGCTCTTTAAGAATATCTTTTTCACTTTTTATTTTACTTTCCAAGAATGATGGTAGTTCTCCGAACTCTTCTTGGATGGCCATTGAAAAGACATTATTAAGAATCATCTTTTGAGATGTCACTTTTAAGTCTGTAAGTTTCTGTGTTAGCTCTAAGCCTTCTGTGACAGCAAGCTCTGTTGGAATACTAACAACAACCGCTTCAAATAGCTCTTTATTAGAAATAAAGTTTGTCATTCTATGGATGTCACTGACAAGTGGACCAGATTTAAAAATCTTCTCAAAGTTAATAGGGGATTCAAGAACAGTGAGAATATGTCCACTCGACGGGGCATCAACCACAATGATTAGCTCCGGATCTTTCTCTAGAATATCAATAAGGTGTCCAAGTAAAATCATATTCCCAAGGCTTGGAACAATATTAAAGAGTGCCTTGAAAAATGGAGCTTTCATAATCCATTTTGCAATGGTCTCACTCCCAAGTTTTCTTCCGATATATTCTGTTGCTGAAGACTCCATCTTTAATTGGATTGGAGTTACCCCAAGATCATGGCAAAGCTCATGATTGATATCAGCATCAAAGGAATTGAATAGGACTTTTTTACTAGAATTTTTAGCGATTAATTTAGAGAGTGAAAGGGCCGTCAGTGATTTTCCAACGCCACCCTTTCCTGTGACTATATATAGCCTTTTGAAGCTCATTAGAACTTATAGTAGGCAGTAACTTGTAGCTTGTAGTATGAGCCTTCAACCTCTGGCTGATCATCTTGTTTAATATCGAATGGGTTGTGAATCATGCCGATGATTCCAACTTTAACTCGAGAATTTAGATCAAGGTCAGCTCCTGCACCAAGGTTATAACCAAAAGTTAATTTGCTTCTAGAAGTTTTGAATTCACCTTCAATTTCTCGAGTCATTTTTGGAGAGTAGAAACCTAGTCCACCAACAAGAAATGGGGAGAAGTTATCAAAGTTAAAAAGCTTTGCCTTAATTCCTAAAGCAAGACCAGAGATCGTTGTCTTTCTACTTTTGTACTTATGTGATGACCAGTGAAAATTGGCCATGAAATCAAATGAGTGACTAGCAGAGTAGTTGTAGTATAAATCTGGTGTAATTCTATCTTCACCGTTTGAAGCGAAGTCCCCAGAAAGGAAAGTCTGGCCTAGCCCAACTCCAATCGCGTGGACGTGCAATCCAGATGTCGAAATTGATGCAACTTTCGCAACTTCTGATTCAACTTTCTCAGAACTTTTAGATGAAGTTAATTCTTTAATAGATTTTGCTTGAGTAGAAAAAGAAAAGCCTGTGATTAGGATCACAGGCATTATTTTTAAGCTTTTTGCAAATGTAGATAGCATTGAAAAACCCTTTGAAACATATATTAGACTTGCGTCTATATTAGTTCAAAGTGCTTGTTGTTTCAACTGCTGAGTTAAGCTCAGATGCGTTAAATGCATTTAAAGTTGCAGCTGGTGCTTCAACTGGAGCTTCGATACCTTCAAGAGATCTAATATATCCTGTGAAAGTTCCTTCTTCTGCTCTGATTACTCTTTTTAGTAATTCAACATCACCAGCTCTTGTTGATTTTTTCTCTTGATCAAAAAGAAGTTGGATTTGAGTCATATATGTAATATCGTTTTTAGTCTTGTTATCAATAACTTGAATCTCATGACCTTCTCTGATAATTTGTGCAATCTCTTCAAGAGTTACATAACAGCTTTGGTGAGTGTCGTAGAGCTTTCTGTTTTGGTACCTTTTGATAATTCTAACGTCATTCATTTAACATCCCCTATTTGGTTTTCGTGAGATATAACTCCCACACTTTCTTTATTTATATTAAGATTTAGCTTTCTAAGTAACTAAACTCGCTACCTTGTAACACGTTGCATCTGAAACCGTAACCCATGATGAACATTTTTCAGTCTCCATGAAGGCCTAAAAAAAGCTCAGTTATTTCAATGCTTTACAAGCGTGTTGAAACGAGAATGGGCTTTAGTGCTTAGCGTTTTGGACAAGGCATTTAATAGCAGTGTGCTGTTTTGACTGTCAAGGTCAAATAATAAAAAAATAGCACCGTGCCAAAGATTTTTAGCAAAATAACAAATTATCAATAAGTTGAGTTTAAGCAAGAGCTTGTAATTTGGTAAGACCGAGCAAAATAGTACAATTACAGGACTATGGGAAAACTATTCGAGTCTGAATAAAGACTTAAAGTTGCTGGCTCCATAGACGATGAGCTATTGAGGTCAAGGCCTAAAGCCTTGGTTATAAAATAAGGTTTATTAATGAAAATCTCACCAAAAATTCTATTACTTCTCTTGTTGATTATTACGTCATGTGCGCAAAAGCAGATAGAGAAACCTGTATCAGTTGAGACAGTTGTGAAGTCGAGTCCAAGTGAAGAAGTAAAGAATATGGAGTCCGCTGTTCTTGCGAAAGAAAAAATAGAGCAACACTTAAGCTCGATTGTAGAGGAAGCACTTAGAACAGGTGATGAGGCCGTTAATTATTTGTCGAGTGATCTTTTCTTAAAAGCAAATGATGCTTCACTTAAGGGTGATGCATTCTCTGCATCAATTATATTTAAAGCGATTGTAAGATTAAAACCAGAGGATCTTTACTTGCGTAA from Bacteriovorax sp. Seq25_V includes these protein-coding regions:
- a CDS encoding ArsA-related P-loop ATPase, whose amino-acid sequence is MLKNKRIEIFCGTGGVGKTTISTSRALHLAKQGRNTLLITIDPAKRLKQVLGIDEEEQGHVVPVSKDSFSIPENVKLDALLLDPSSTLERIVGEKLENDILRTLARPHGGLNEIMAVLEVQHHFNSRVYDTIVLDTPPGQHFIDFLEASRKIKQFFDKTFAEIFNVIDDRNKTKKFLTKIVASGVDKLLTYLEKVTGKTFVAEFTQAIRILYGSRNTFIDGLKLEDELINPELTNWFLVTSADQVKGQEANHLFESSSKFNQSDNYIIINKSWSEFIKNWEPQNNNQVALKENFTHQLKQIKDNISNYNIQTIEFPEVFENQPSLQVEKLLETWEKI
- a CDS encoding ArsA-related P-loop ATPase; the encoded protein is MSFKRLYIVTGKGGVGKSLTALSLSKLIAKNSSKKVLFNSFDADINHELCHDLGVTPIQLKMESSATEYIGRKLGSETIAKWIMKAPFFKALFNIVPSLGNMILLGHLIDILEKDPELIIVVDAPSSGHILTVLESPINFEKIFKSGPLVSDIHRMTNFISNKELFEAVVVSIPTELAVTEGLELTQKLTDLKVTSQKMILNNVFSMAIQEEFGELPSFLESKIKSEKDILKERSKNYDLIVPMFINKDTKTLVSNIEESLAPLFNEGET
- a CDS encoding outer membrane protein gives rise to the protein MLSTFAKSLKIMPVILITGFSFSTQAKSIKELTSSKSSEKVESEVAKVASISTSGLHVHAIGVGLGQTFLSGDFASNGEDRITPDLYYNYSASHSFDFMANFHWSSHKYKSRKTTISGLALGIKAKLFNFDNFSPFLVGGLGFYSPKMTREIEGEFKTSRSKLTFGYNLGAGADLDLNSRVKVGIIGMIHNPFDIKQDDQPEVEGSYYKLQVTAYYKF
- a CDS encoding polyhydroxyalkanoate synthesis regulator DNA-binding domain-containing protein; the protein is MNDVRIIKRYQNRKLYDTHQSCYVTLEEIAQIIREGHEIQVIDNKTKNDITYMTQIQLLFDQEKKSTRAGDVELLKRVIRAEEGTFTGYIRSLEGIEAPVEAPAATLNAFNASELNSAVETTSTLN